The following proteins come from a genomic window of Rattus norvegicus strain BN/NHsdMcwi chromosome 8, GRCr8, whole genome shotgun sequence:
- the Or8b56g gene encoding olfactory receptor Olr1266 isoform X1 translates to MKIYRRMTDGNYSLVTEFILEGLTDQPKLQMPLFFLFLGIYVVTIVANLGLITLISLNSHLHTPMYYFLFNLSFVDICYSSVFTPKMLINFVVEKNTISYTGCLTQLYFFCFFVITECYILTAMAYDRYVAICKPLLYNVILSPRICALFMFGAYVMGFWGSLAHTLCMARLTFCDANLVNHYLCDILPVLQLSCTSTYNNEVVVFVLVGMNIVVSSSTTFVSYGFIIANILRISSTQGRAKAFNTCSSHIMTISLFCGSAIFMYMQPSDVESMDKGKVASVFYTNVAPMLNPLIYSLRNKDVKLALKKTLKRKLFS, encoded by the coding sequence ATGAAGATCTACAGAAGAATGACAGATGGAAATTACTCCCTGGTGACAGAATTTATTTTGGAAGGCTTAACTGACCAGCCAAAACTCCAAATGCCtctattttttctgtttctaggaATCTATGTGGTTACTATTGTAGCTAATCTGGGATTAATTACACTGATTTCATTGAATTCACATCTTCACACACCCATGTATTATTTCCTCTTTAACCTGTCATTTGTAGATATTTGTTACTCTTCTGTCTTTACCCCCAAAATGCTAATTAATTTTGTGGTAGAGAAGAACACCATCTCCTATACTGGCTGCCTGACTCAACTCTacttcttctgtttttttgtcATTACGGAATGCTATATACTGACTGCAATGGCATATGACCGTTATGTGGCTATTTGCAAACCACTGCTTTATAATGTTATATTATCTCCCCGGATATGTGCTCTGTTCATGTTTGGGGCATATGTGATGGGATTTTGGGGTTCCTTGGCCCATACTCTTTGCATGGCAAGACTGACCTTCTGTGATGCAAACCTTGTCAATCACTATCTGTGTGACATTCTCCCTGTGCTCCAGCTTTCCTGCACCAGCACTTACAACAACGAAGTTGTGGTCTTTGTTCTGGTTGGCATGAATATTGTCGTGTCTAGCAGTACCACGTTTGTCTCTTATGGTTTTATCATTGCCAATATCTTACGTATCAGCTCCACACAGGGTAGGGCTAAGGCCTTCAACACTTGCAGTTCACACATAATGACTATCTCACTCTTCTGTGGATCGGCAATATTTATGTACATGCAACCTTCTGATGTAGAGTCTATGGACAAGGGAAAAGTGGCCTCGGTATTTTACACCAATGTTGCTCCCATGCTGAACCCCTTGATCTACAGCTTAAGGAATAAGGATGTCAAACTTGCTCTAAAGAAAACTctgaaaagaaaactattttcttGA
- the Or8b56g gene encoding olfactory receptor Olr1266 has product MTDGNYSLVTEFILEGLTDQPKLQMPLFFLFLGIYVVTIVANLGLITLISLNSHLHTPMYYFLFNLSFVDICYSSVFTPKMLINFVVEKNTISYTGCLTQLYFFCFFVITECYILTAMAYDRYVAICKPLLYNVILSPRICALFMFGAYVMGFWGSLAHTLCMARLTFCDANLVNHYLCDILPVLQLSCTSTYNNEVVVFVLVGMNIVVSSSTTFVSYGFIIANILRISSTQGRAKAFNTCSSHIMTISLFCGSAIFMYMQPSDVESMDKGKVASVFYTNVAPMLNPLIYSLRNKDVKLALKKTLKRKLFS; this is encoded by the coding sequence ATGACAGATGGAAATTACTCCCTGGTGACAGAATTTATTTTGGAAGGCTTAACTGACCAGCCAAAACTCCAAATGCCtctattttttctgtttctaggaATCTATGTGGTTACTATTGTAGCTAATCTGGGATTAATTACACTGATTTCATTGAATTCACATCTTCACACACCCATGTATTATTTCCTCTTTAACCTGTCATTTGTAGATATTTGTTACTCTTCTGTCTTTACCCCCAAAATGCTAATTAATTTTGTGGTAGAGAAGAACACCATCTCCTATACTGGCTGCCTGACTCAACTCTacttcttctgtttttttgtcATTACGGAATGCTATATACTGACTGCAATGGCATATGACCGTTATGTGGCTATTTGCAAACCACTGCTTTATAATGTTATATTATCTCCCCGGATATGTGCTCTGTTCATGTTTGGGGCATATGTGATGGGATTTTGGGGTTCCTTGGCCCATACTCTTTGCATGGCAAGACTGACCTTCTGTGATGCAAACCTTGTCAATCACTATCTGTGTGACATTCTCCCTGTGCTCCAGCTTTCCTGCACCAGCACTTACAACAACGAAGTTGTGGTCTTTGTTCTGGTTGGCATGAATATTGTCGTGTCTAGCAGTACCACGTTTGTCTCTTATGGTTTTATCATTGCCAATATCTTACGTATCAGCTCCACACAGGGTAGGGCTAAGGCCTTCAACACTTGCAGTTCACACATAATGACTATCTCACTCTTCTGTGGATCGGCAATATTTATGTACATGCAACCTTCTGATGTAGAGTCTATGGACAAGGGAAAAGTGGCCTCGGTATTTTACACCAATGTTGCTCCCATGCTGAACCCCTTGATCTACAGCTTAAGGAATAAGGATGTCAAACTTGCTCTAAAGAAAACTctgaaaagaaaactattttcttGA